A window of the Desulforapulum autotrophicum HRM2 genome harbors these coding sequences:
- a CDS encoding RNA methyltransferase, with translation MKKQQITVVLVEPQGPLNIGSVCRAMMNFGFSQLCLVNPCTTFNNLDARKMALSALPILEKAVVVDTLAQALKNCHLAFGTTRRFGKYRQDFLSPEDFGRTLAEEPDTNQCALVMGREDHGLYTSELELCQRFVTIPTENAYGSMNLSHATALLLYQASMALGRTIPLNTGSTPPATSHELAGMYDHMTKSLCDIDFLNTQNPDHLLRTFRRIFGRAGLDRREVAIIRGLMGRIDWTESERKKHLKE, from the coding sequence ATGAAAAAGCAACAGATCACCGTGGTTCTTGTGGAACCCCAGGGGCCCCTCAACATCGGTTCCGTGTGCAGAGCCATGATGAATTTTGGATTCAGCCAACTCTGCCTTGTCAATCCATGCACGACATTCAACAACCTTGACGCCAGAAAAATGGCCCTTTCAGCCCTGCCCATTCTCGAGAAGGCCGTTGTGGTTGATACCCTGGCCCAGGCCCTCAAAAATTGCCACCTGGCCTTCGGCACCACCCGCCGTTTTGGAAAATACCGCCAGGATTTTTTATCTCCTGAAGATTTTGGCAGGACCCTGGCTGAAGAACCGGACACGAACCAATGTGCCCTTGTCATGGGCAGGGAAGACCACGGACTATACACCTCAGAACTTGAGCTCTGCCAGCGCTTTGTCACCATTCCCACGGAAAACGCCTATGGGTCCATGAATCTGTCCCATGCAACAGCCCTGCTCCTCTATCAGGCGTCAATGGCCCTGGGCCGAACAATCCCACTTAATACCGGTTCAACCCCGCCGGCAACCAGTCATGAGTTGGCAGGCATGTACGACCACATGACCAAAAGCCTGTGCGACATCGATTTCCTCAATACCCAGAACCCGGATCACCTCCTGCGGACCTTCAGGCGGATCTTTGGACGGGCAGGCCTTGACAGGCGCGAAGTTGCCATCATCCGTGGCCTCATGGGCCGCATTGACTGGACCGAGTCTGAACGAAAAAAGCACCTCAAAGAATAA
- a CDS encoding ferritin, translating into MLKQPMGDALNEQINKEMYSAYLYMAMSSHSNGIGLKGFGNWFMVQYHEEMFHAMKIYEYLSSQGVPVVLKGIAEPPASFESPLDMFTKTLAHEQFITESINNLMELAIDEKDHATQIFLQWYVLEQVEEEENDNDIIAQLKLIKNDPRSLMMLDRELAGRMTTVPVDFSKGVSNAQ; encoded by the coding sequence ATGCTGAAACAACCCATGGGCGACGCCTTGAACGAACAGATCAACAAAGAAATGTATTCGGCCTACCTCTATATGGCCATGTCCAGCCACAGCAATGGAATTGGCCTTAAGGGCTTTGGCAACTGGTTCATGGTCCAGTACCACGAGGAAATGTTCCATGCCATGAAAATTTATGAGTACCTGTCAAGCCAGGGGGTTCCGGTTGTTCTCAAGGGCATTGCCGAGCCCCCGGCAAGTTTTGAGTCCCCCCTTGACATGTTCACAAAGACCCTGGCCCACGAACAGTTCATCACCGAGTCCATCAACAATCTCATGGAACTTGCCATTGATGAAAAAGACCATGCCACCCAGATCTTTCTCCAGTGGTATGTGCTCGAACAGGTGGAGGAAGAAGAAAATGACAACGACATCATTGCCCAGCTCAAGCTCATCAAGAACGACCCCAGAAGCCTGATGATGCTCGACCGTGAGCTTGCAGGGCGCATGACAACGGTTCCGGTTGATTTCAGCAAAGGGGTAAGCAACGCCCAGTAA
- a CDS encoding ASKHA domain-containing protein, which yields MNRAEGGVRVVQVPVPRLGNNIADVERLTAVLEKALGTDRVTLPLGVVKRLPALLRRFNHRIKVLLCKDSWGWRIINVQAPDSPEPVCGVALDIGTTRLVARLVDLENRETLGESGFDNPQICIAPDVLARIHHAKDPEGLEALRSVLIDSVNHSVSDLCDRAGLKVESVHFMVCAGNTAMTHLFLGIDPSNIIREPYIPAINVPGIQDARELGLCLNPMAAVFIFPNIGSYFGGDLVAGILFSGIHTNENPSIMVDVGTNAEVVLGTREWLIACAGAAGPALEGGMSKMGMTAGPGVIDRVKIDPVSCVIKIHTIGDEPAMGLCGSAMIDLAAGLFLSGMMDIRGKFSPERCAGQLVCDQGIDTLVLVPATESGTNAPITLSQVDLNSLTSSKAAMYAILQVIVEHTAGLGFDDLEHFYVAGTFGSFIDPVSAISIGMLPDIPMDRFKVLGNSSLGGAARLLVDPDLFDEIETIRQKLTYVELNVNQAFMNIFSGAKFYPHTDRSRFPRVKTGGA from the coding sequence GTGAACAGGGCAGAGGGAGGCGTCAGGGTGGTCCAGGTGCCTGTGCCGCGCCTTGGAAACAATATTGCAGATGTTGAGCGGCTGACAGCGGTTCTGGAGAAAGCCCTTGGCACAGACCGGGTAACACTACCCCTGGGCGTGGTGAAGCGTCTTCCTGCCCTTTTACGTCGGTTTAACCACAGAATCAAGGTGCTTCTTTGTAAGGACTCATGGGGGTGGCGGATCATCAATGTCCAGGCTCCGGACAGCCCAGAACCCGTGTGCGGGGTTGCCCTGGATATCGGCACCACCCGGCTGGTGGCCCGGCTGGTGGATCTTGAAAACCGGGAAACCCTGGGGGAAAGCGGATTTGACAACCCCCAGATTTGCATTGCCCCGGACGTGCTTGCACGGATTCACCATGCAAAGGATCCAGAGGGGCTTGAGGCCCTGCGATCGGTTTTGATTGATTCGGTGAACCACAGTGTAAGCGACCTGTGTGACCGAGCAGGGCTCAAGGTTGAATCGGTTCATTTCATGGTCTGCGCCGGGAATACGGCCATGACCCACCTTTTCCTCGGGATTGATCCGTCAAATATTATCCGGGAACCCTATATTCCGGCAATCAATGTGCCGGGCATTCAGGACGCCCGGGAGCTTGGGCTCTGTCTTAACCCCATGGCCGCAGTTTTTATCTTCCCCAACATCGGCAGTTATTTCGGGGGGGATCTTGTTGCCGGCATCCTCTTTTCCGGCATTCACACGAACGAAAATCCCAGTATCATGGTGGATGTGGGAACCAATGCCGAGGTGGTTCTTGGAACAAGGGAATGGCTCATTGCCTGTGCCGGTGCCGCAGGCCCGGCCCTTGAAGGGGGAATGAGCAAAATGGGCATGACCGCAGGACCAGGGGTGATCGACAGGGTGAAGATTGACCCTGTGTCGTGTGTGATTAAAATTCATACCATTGGGGACGAGCCTGCCATGGGGCTGTGCGGATCGGCCATGATTGATCTTGCGGCCGGGCTCTTTTTATCGGGAATGATGGACATCCGGGGAAAATTTTCGCCCGAACGGTGTGCCGGTCAACTTGTTTGTGACCAGGGGATTGACACCCTTGTGCTGGTTCCGGCAACCGAGTCTGGCACCAATGCCCCCATTACCCTCAGCCAGGTGGATCTCAATTCCTTGACAAGTTCCAAGGCCGCCATGTACGCAATCCTCCAGGTCATTGTCGAACATACTGCAGGATTGGGCTTTGACGACCTTGAGCACTTTTATGTGGCAGGCACCTTTGGTTCGTTCATCGATCCCGTGTCTGCCATCTCCATTGGTATGCTCCCCGATATCCCCATGGATCGGTTCAAGGTTCTTGGCAATTCTTCCCTTGGCGGGGCCGCACGTCTCCTGGTTGATCCCGATCTCTTTGATGAGATCGAGACCATCCGTCAAAAACTCACCTATGTGGAATTAAACGTGAACCAGGCGTTCATGAACATTTTTTCAGGGGCCAAGTTTTATCCCCATACGGATCGGTCAAGGTTTCCCAGGGTTAAAACAGGAGGGGCCTGA
- a CDS encoding ASKHA domain-containing protein, producing the protein MARHMITFLPHDRKIEVDDGEILIRAAMETGVHINASCGGEGVCGKCRVIIEQGQVDDGLSERLSPEDIAKGYRLACLAKVRSDLVVRVPVESDVDSAVLNLQASPRHTARIRTFDLNQLKEQGLFIPPVEKKYLELPEPTAQDNIADVSRLLHHLKIEHNEHRLVMDLNVMRTLPDLLRQGNFKVTATIVRPVREDGKNKIVQIESGDTTDQNLAVAMDIGTTTIYGEVLDLNSGEVLSNYGDFNAQISYGEDVISRIVFSEKTNGLATLQTKVIETVNKVLGQIIKKAGIGRDEITTITLAGNSTMTQLLLGITPQYLRRAPYVPASNFYPPFAAADVGIDLAAHAIALVYPGVASYVGGDIVAGVMGSGMYRSDKLTLFMDIGTNAEIVIGNKDWMVCTAASAGPAFEGGGVTFGMRAARGAIEDFSIDLMTLEPMIMTIGNVRPKGICGSGLITIVARLFEAGVIDNRGKFNQALGLDRIRQREGVWEYVLVWQDATQIDRDISITEPDIDNLIRAKGAMYSAAQTLLEEVGLTIGDIEEVILAGGFGSYIDLEKAMTIGLLPEVDPNHVTYLGNSSLLGAKMSSFTNRLRRDVGEVVRMMTNFELAETPSYMDHYMGALFIPHTDLGAFPRLAARLELLKGVNR; encoded by the coding sequence ATGGCGAGGCATATGATCACCTTCCTGCCCCATGACAGGAAAATTGAGGTCGATGATGGTGAAATTCTTATTCGGGCGGCAATGGAGACCGGTGTTCACATAAATGCCTCCTGCGGCGGTGAAGGGGTCTGCGGAAAATGCAGGGTTATCATTGAACAGGGCCAGGTGGACGATGGTCTTTCCGAGAGGCTTTCACCTGAAGATATTGCCAAAGGCTATCGACTGGCCTGCCTTGCAAAGGTCCGATCCGACCTTGTGGTGAGAGTTCCCGTGGAGTCTGATGTGGATTCAGCAGTACTGAACCTCCAGGCCTCTCCCAGGCACACGGCAAGGATCCGAACTTTTGATCTGAACCAGCTCAAGGAGCAGGGGCTTTTTATCCCACCGGTTGAAAAAAAATACCTGGAGCTTCCCGAACCCACGGCCCAGGACAACATCGCCGATGTTTCAAGGCTGCTTCACCACCTCAAGATTGAGCACAACGAGCATCGCCTTGTCATGGATTTAAATGTGATGCGAACCCTTCCTGATCTTCTGCGCCAGGGAAACTTTAAGGTCACCGCAACCATTGTGCGGCCGGTAAGAGAGGATGGGAAAAATAAAATTGTCCAAATTGAATCCGGTGATACAACAGACCAAAATCTTGCCGTTGCCATGGATATCGGCACCACAACAATCTACGGTGAGGTGCTTGATCTCAATTCAGGGGAAGTGCTGTCAAATTATGGGGATTTCAACGCCCAGATCAGCTATGGTGAGGATGTGATCTCACGGATCGTTTTTTCTGAAAAGACCAACGGCCTTGCCACCCTGCAGACAAAGGTGATTGAAACCGTCAACAAAGTCCTTGGGCAAATCATCAAAAAAGCCGGTATAGGCCGGGATGAAATCACTACCATCACCCTTGCCGGCAACTCCACAATGACCCAGCTTCTCCTTGGTATTACTCCGCAATACCTAAGGCGGGCCCCCTATGTCCCGGCTTCCAACTTTTATCCGCCGTTTGCAGCCGCTGACGTGGGTATTGACCTTGCCGCCCATGCCATTGCCCTTGTGTATCCCGGGGTGGCTTCCTATGTGGGTGGAGATATTGTTGCGGGAGTCATGGGATCGGGTATGTACCGGTCGGATAAGCTGACGCTTTTCATGGATATCGGCACCAATGCCGAGATTGTCATCGGCAACAAAGACTGGATGGTCTGTACTGCCGCTTCGGCCGGTCCTGCCTTTGAAGGCGGGGGGGTCACCTTTGGCATGAGGGCAGCCAGGGGGGCTATTGAGGATTTTTCCATCGACCTGATGACCCTTGAGCCCATGATCATGACCATTGGTAATGTCAGGCCCAAGGGAATCTGTGGATCGGGTTTGATTACCATTGTGGCAAGGCTGTTTGAAGCCGGCGTCATCGACAATCGCGGAAAGTTCAATCAGGCCCTGGGACTCGACAGAATCCGTCAACGTGAGGGGGTTTGGGAATATGTGCTGGTGTGGCAGGATGCCACCCAGATCGACAGGGATATTTCCATCACGGAACCTGACATAGATAATCTGATCCGGGCAAAAGGTGCCATGTATTCGGCTGCCCAGACCCTGCTTGAAGAGGTTGGGTTGACCATCGGCGATATCGAGGAGGTGATCCTGGCAGGCGGGTTTGGTTCCTATATTGATCTTGAGAAGGCCATGACCATTGGGCTGTTGCCGGAGGTTGATCCAAATCATGTCACCTACCTTGGCAACAGTTCCCTTCTGGGCGCCAAGATGAGTTCGTTTACCAACCGGCTACGGCGGGATGTGGGCGAGGTGGTTCGGATGATGACCAACTTTGAACTTGCCGAAACCCCTTCGTACATGGATCATTACATGGGGGCGCTTTTTATTCCCCACACAGACCTTGGGGCCTTTCCACGGCTTGCGGCAAGGCTTGAGCTTCTTAAGGGGGTAAACCGGTGA
- a CDS encoding FAD-binding oxidoreductase, translating to MEKIDIPRLKDIVGEDNLKSNPADLYVYGSDSSVHSAMPWVVVRPKDIEQVQQIMVYANQEKIPVITRGAGSGMCGQTVPINGGIILDMKRMNKILEINPSDVYCRVEPGVVDDDLNQALKPFGVFYPPTPASSRIATIGGEIGNNASGVRSVKYGATRNSVLGMKVVLPDGRLVTLGARTRVEATGYQIHKLIVGSEGTLGVVVEATLSFVPIPKFRCLGMANFDTLEDAGNAIAGIMGGGIAPSMLELVDNVAIKAVNKTMDLGLPDVEAMLLYEADGMVKEAVDYEIDAMKEVCRKNNGSGLVSSYNADERAKIFMGRKKLFPALSKFSDVLSSTALADDMAVPYSKMAETAKTIHQIAARNNIIMTAYGHCGSGCMHTKILMEPTHKDQWDSAKKAVAEIYEYVRSVHGTTSAEHGIGLSKAPAFKLEKADSLELMSSIKRAFDPNNILNPGKLMDAPENWVTATDLRYMVA from the coding sequence ATGGAAAAAATTGATATACCCAGACTTAAAGACATTGTGGGAGAAGACAACCTGAAGAGCAATCCGGCAGACCTCTATGTTTACGGTTCTGACTCATCTGTTCATTCTGCCATGCCCTGGGTGGTCGTAAGACCCAAAGACATTGAGCAGGTTCAACAGATAATGGTTTATGCCAACCAGGAAAAGATCCCTGTGATCACCCGGGGGGCGGGATCTGGCATGTGCGGACAGACCGTGCCCATCAACGGCGGCATCATTCTTGACATGAAGCGGATGAACAAAATCCTTGAGATCAATCCGTCGGACGTCTATTGCCGGGTCGAGCCAGGGGTTGTTGACGACGACCTGAACCAGGCGTTAAAACCCTTTGGCGTCTTTTACCCCCCCACGCCAGCCTCAAGCAGAATCGCCACCATCGGCGGTGAAATTGGCAACAATGCAAGCGGGGTCCGCTCGGTGAAATACGGAGCCACCCGGAACAGTGTCCTTGGAATGAAGGTGGTGTTGCCCGACGGCAGGCTTGTGACCCTTGGTGCACGGACACGGGTTGAGGCAACCGGCTACCAAATCCATAAACTCATAGTGGGGTCCGAAGGAACCCTCGGTGTGGTGGTCGAGGCCACCCTGAGCTTTGTTCCCATTCCAAAATTCAGGTGCCTTGGCATGGCCAATTTTGATACCCTTGAAGATGCGGGGAACGCCATTGCAGGAATCATGGGCGGCGGAATCGCGCCGTCCATGCTGGAGCTTGTGGACAACGTGGCCATCAAGGCCGTGAACAAAACCATGGATCTGGGCCTCCCGGATGTTGAGGCGATGCTTCTCTATGAGGCTGACGGCATGGTCAAAGAGGCCGTGGACTACGAGATCGACGCCATGAAAGAGGTGTGCCGTAAAAACAACGGTTCAGGTCTTGTGAGCAGTTACAATGCCGATGAACGGGCCAAGATCTTCATGGGCAGGAAAAAACTCTTTCCAGCCCTGTCGAAATTCAGCGACGTGCTCTCGAGCACCGCCCTTGCCGACGACATGGCCGTGCCCTACTCCAAAATGGCGGAAACCGCCAAAACCATACACCAGATTGCCGCCAGAAACAACATTATCATGACGGCCTACGGCCATTGCGGTTCAGGCTGTATGCACACCAAGATCCTCATGGAGCCGACCCATAAAGACCAGTGGGATTCGGCCAAAAAAGCGGTGGCTGAGATTTATGAGTATGTCCGCTCGGTCCACGGCACCACCTCTGCGGAACACGGTATCGGCCTGTCAAAGGCGCCGGCCTTCAAGCTTGAGAAAGCGGACAGCCTTGAACTGATGTCGAGCATCAAACGGGCCTTTGATCCCAACAACATTCTCAATCCCGGCAAACTCATGGATGCCCCTGAAAATTGGGTCACGGCCACAGACCTGAGGTACATGGTTGCTTGA
- a CDS encoding hydrogenase iron-sulfur subunit, whose amino-acid sequence METRPFETKNLDKWKSNLDSCIRCGYCYEHCPIFKHTRWESDAPRAKLIMLYGLLAGKLEPSAYIADKIASCFYCGRCVAACSSGVPLTEIFTDAKRDFQGTEFEACGTTTVTNTDCVACLACVRACPHEARLFVNGKIVTDTVKCQSCGICVDICPNKAISTSLSYGTNRPALNQEIGEFLEKETSKAIVFGCNWSYYPDFQASVMDKAVEPPYKILINMCGGRLEKPLLLEPLLQNAWGVLVACCPDGDCEHDGNVKAKAHVSALRELLEEMDIDPDRLQLVQIKHNDKTGFQTAIDTFMEKLETLGPLNNR is encoded by the coding sequence ATGGAAACACGTCCCTTTGAAACAAAGAATCTTGACAAGTGGAAATCCAACCTGGACAGCTGCATCCGTTGCGGATACTGCTATGAACACTGCCCCATATTTAAACACACCCGGTGGGAATCGGACGCCCCCAGGGCCAAACTGATCATGCTCTACGGCTTGCTTGCCGGCAAACTTGAGCCTTCAGCCTATATCGCCGACAAAATCGCCTCATGTTTTTACTGTGGGCGTTGCGTTGCCGCCTGTTCAAGCGGTGTCCCCCTGACCGAAATATTCACCGATGCCAAGCGCGATTTCCAGGGCACTGAATTTGAAGCGTGCGGAACTACCACGGTGACCAACACTGATTGTGTCGCCTGCCTTGCCTGCGTACGGGCCTGCCCCCACGAGGCAAGGCTGTTCGTCAACGGCAAGATCGTCACAGATACGGTCAAGTGCCAGAGTTGCGGCATCTGTGTGGATATCTGTCCCAACAAGGCCATCTCCACCTCCCTGAGCTACGGCACAAACCGACCGGCCCTGAACCAGGAAATCGGGGAATTCCTTGAAAAAGAGACCTCAAAGGCCATTGTTTTTGGATGCAACTGGTCCTACTATCCTGATTTTCAAGCATCGGTGATGGACAAGGCGGTTGAGCCTCCATACAAAATCCTCATCAACATGTGCGGCGGCAGGCTTGAAAAACCCCTGCTCCTCGAACCCCTGCTCCAAAACGCCTGGGGAGTCCTTGTGGCCTGCTGCCCGGACGGCGATTGCGAGCACGACGGAAATGTCAAGGCAAAAGCCCATGTCTCAGCCCTCCGGGAACTCCTTGAGGAGATGGATATCGATCCAGACAGGCTCCAGCTTGTGCAGATCAAGCACAATGACAAGACCGGATTTCAAACGGCCATTGACACCTTCATGGAAAAACTTGAAACACTTGGCCCCCTGAACAACAGATAA
- a CDS encoding lactate racemase domain-containing protein, with translation MQIKVPYGRDGEETATLSDSLDTSFLEANSVEIKPFESLMEQALSEPVNSPNLTDFLAGARDVLVIVNDATRPTPTRQVLDLIHHRFSGIPVKFIIATGAHRGPSHEEFIQIFGDYYETIKDDIIVHDAQRSEDMVFLGTSSNGTEMYVNRAGVDAHKIIIIGSVEPHYFAGYTGGRKSFLPGIAGFNTIEQNHKLALVPAAKALALEGNPVHEDMVDALSVVKKEIFAIMTVLDKDHRVYAVTAGEIHDSFMAAIDSANEVFAAPIKAKADIVVSVVKFPQDIDLYQAQKGIDNAKLALKDNGIMILVAKCRCGIGGKAFADLLGSCDTPQEVLDTIEKGYKLGYHKAAKMAEIGIWAEMWGVTDVEPEVIEKLFIRPFTSLQEALDTAIEKKGKDAKILFLMDGGLTVPLYRE, from the coding sequence ATGCAGATAAAAGTGCCCTATGGACGAGACGGTGAAGAGACAGCCACCCTGAGCGACAGCCTTGACACAAGCTTTCTGGAGGCCAACTCGGTTGAGATCAAACCCTTTGAATCCCTCATGGAACAGGCATTGAGTGAGCCTGTCAACAGCCCCAACCTCACGGATTTTCTGGCCGGCGCAAGGGACGTTCTCGTCATCGTTAACGACGCCACCCGGCCCACCCCCACCCGTCAGGTCCTGGACCTGATCCACCACAGGTTCAGTGGGATTCCAGTGAAATTCATTATTGCAACCGGTGCCCACAGGGGACCGAGCCATGAAGAGTTCATCCAGATCTTCGGGGATTACTATGAAACGATCAAGGATGACATCATTGTCCATGATGCCCAACGATCAGAGGATATGGTCTTTCTGGGTACGAGCTCCAATGGAACAGAGATGTATGTGAACCGTGCAGGGGTTGACGCCCACAAGATCATCATCATCGGCTCGGTGGAGCCCCATTACTTTGCCGGTTATACGGGTGGCAGAAAATCATTTCTGCCGGGAATTGCAGGGTTTAACACCATTGAGCAGAACCACAAGCTCGCCCTTGTACCCGCAGCAAAGGCCCTGGCCCTTGAGGGCAATCCCGTCCACGAGGACATGGTGGATGCCCTGTCTGTGGTAAAAAAAGAAATCTTTGCCATCATGACCGTTCTGGACAAGGACCACAGGGTCTACGCCGTGACCGCAGGCGAAATCCATGACTCGTTCATGGCAGCCATTGACAGTGCCAATGAGGTGTTTGCCGCCCCCATCAAGGCAAAGGCCGACATTGTCGTATCCGTGGTCAAGTTTCCCCAGGACATAGACCTCTACCAGGCCCAGAAGGGAATAGACAATGCCAAGCTTGCCCTCAAGGACAACGGCATCATGATCCTTGTGGCCAAGTGCAGGTGCGGTATCGGTGGCAAGGCATTTGCCGATCTGCTGGGCAGCTGCGATACCCCCCAGGAGGTGCTTGACACCATTGAGAAGGGGTATAAGCTCGGCTACCACAAGGCTGCCAAAATGGCTGAAATCGGCATCTGGGCTGAAATGTGGGGAGTAACAGATGTAGAGCCGGAAGTCATTGAAAAACTCTTTATCCGGCCCTTTACCTCCCTCCAGGAGGCATTAGACACGGCCATCGAGAAAAAGGGTAAAGATGCAAAAATCCTCTTTCTCATGGACGGCGGACTCA